A genomic segment from Peromyscus maniculatus bairdii isolate BWxNUB_F1_BW_parent chromosome 11, HU_Pman_BW_mat_3.1, whole genome shotgun sequence encodes:
- the Ascl5 gene encoding achaete-scute homolog 5, which yields MNSSNFCRALVDRGAPSGMQLGVVAPAGQTPLATTEPLGNVPFLLYPGHAEPPYYDAYAGVFPYVPFPGAFGVYDYPFEPAFIQKRNERERQRVKCVNEGYARLRGHLPGALAEKRLSKVETLRAAIRYIKYLQELLSAAPDSEPPAATSPQPACQGNAPPPAFLVAECSGSSSFSSSPFLESEEPSL from the coding sequence ATGAACAGTAGTAACTTCTGCCGGGCCCTGGTGGACCGCGGGGCTCCCAGCGGCATGCAGCTGGGTGTCGTGGCCCCTGCAGGACAGACGCCGCTGGCAACCACGGAGCCCCTGGGCAACGTCCCCTTCCTGCTGTACCCTGGCCATGCCGAGCCGCCTTACTACGACGCCTACGCTGGGGTGTTCCCCTACGTGCCCTTCCCCGGCGCCTTCGGGGTCTACGACTACCCGTTCGAGCCCGCCTTCATCCAGAAGCGCAACGAGCGCGAGCGGCAGCGCGTCAAGTGCGTGAACGAGGGCTACGCGCGCCTCCGCGGCCACCTCCCCGGCGCCCTGGCGGAGAAGCGGCTCAGCAAGGTGGAGACCCTGCGCGCCGCCATCCGCTACATCAAGTACCTGCAGGAGCTGCTGAGCGCCGCCCCCGACAGCGAGCCGCCTGCAGCCACCTCCCCGCAACCCGCTTGCCAGGGCAATGCGCCACCACCCGCCTTCCTGGTGGCCGAGTGCagtgggtcctcctccttctcctcctcgcCTTTCTTGGAGTCGGAGGAACCCAGCCTTTGA